TACAATGAAACTTTGCCcaaatttgcaaacaaaatcCCCGTAGGTTAGACAGATTGCCCGAGGCAAACAACTGCGACTGCATGTATTATTAATAACTGGTATAAAAACAGCTGAAATTTCCTTCTATTCTAGCATATCAAGACCGGAAAACAATCAGCTTAGTTTTATAGCGTACTGCAAAGAGAAGCATTTCAATCGAACTAATGCCTTCAAAATATTACACTCTATGGGCAAAGCCATGCACTGTGGGAAGAAAATCCTTGAACGTGAATTTCAGAGAGGAATATACTCGCAATGTCCCGAGCACACCTTTGGTTTTCGGTTCGACGCGCAGGTTAACTGCCGTAAAAGAAGTATTGTACAATCCATGTCTACCAACTTTAAGACGAATGGACATGGATGAGGTGCTTAGAAAGTTGACGCAGGATCATTCTCGCCATTCAACACCGTGCAGGAAAGGTAATTTGCAATGATACAATTGCTTGAAAATGAACTGCCCGAAGTGTGAGACGTTTCCGTGGCAACAAAGTTGTTACTGTTAGTGCCGAGTGATTACCTgactttgacaaaaaaaaaattcacgggATTTTagtaacaaaaatatatatgaactgcagttGCGACGTCTGCTAAGAATTTGCGTTTTCTTGCCGAGGTTAAGGGTGACAATAACGTTTACAAAATTCGAGCTAGTAGGGTAAACTGAACTCAATTGCTTTTCTCCGCTGAGAGCAATGGCAGACGGTGCTAACATTTCTTGACAAAACCTGCACGTTAGCGTTTTTCGAGTGAAGTTGGCTGTAAACTTAGAAATTTAGAGAACATTCCGCAAATCATGTCATTTTGCGCAATAATGCCACCTTTTCCCCCTCATCTCGATGTCAGGACAAGAGCAAAGATATTGGTTTTTATCAGGGAACTCATCTGCCACTCCCTTTGAAATGTGCTATTGAATCTTCTGGTCATCGTTGAGAGAAGCTAAAGGTTAGATGTTGCCCTGTGTATTAAATATGCTCCTTTTCCCTGGACAAAAGTCGCTAGTGCCAGTCTCCTCAAATGCAAACCGCGTTTATCTGCTGAGCGAAAGAAAATTGCTCACTGAATTTTAAACATTGCGAGAACAATATTTGAGCCAACCGGACAAGCCTAAGGCCACTCCAACCAGAATGTCGCGTCATCTTCAACTTGCTCAAAGCAGCCGTCTCTACGACCGTCAAGGCGTGCGGTTCAGTCAACACGACGCCGTACGACCGCGACCACATGGGACAGATTACGGCTACTCACCTCCAAGGAGAATGCTGGCTGCAGTTAAGGAAGGCATGCTGCATCCGAAGCCACCCAGTTATCGAAGGATAGATCGCGACAGCTCGTTGTGCAAGTTACCGATCGAGCACTGCCGAAATTCCACTTCAAGATCTGCTGGTGAATATTGACCCCTATCATTTTCCATCTCtaaattaatataatttaaGCTAGAGTCTATCATGGCATATAGTTGGTAAGCTTCAGTACATTCATTATGAAAAAATGAACGGTAAGTTTAAACAAGCTTACACTACACAGTGTTAATTGTTTTATATCCACACAGTGTGCGAATGGTAGGCCGTTTATGAAACGCGACCCGGTTAAGGCTTTCAAGTTGTGTTCATTGGCATTTGTGACAAACCCACTGGACTAATTCACTTCAAAGCCACAATGTCACAATGTAATCTACACTATGTTGATTTATTAAGATTTGAAATCATAGTAAATACTGAAAATTGCCTAAATATTAGGTACAGCTCTAACCTACTCATTTCCGCGTTGAAGGATTCAGAATAGGCGAAATAAGAGCTTAATGTTTTCAAAATCTTTAATTCCCTTAGCTCAGAATATCTGTCAGAAATGGAGAAGCCGACAACATAAGTAATCCATAGCAACGTCGCGCGCGTTATTCGCGCGCGAGATTCTCCCACTCAGACTGATGTTGCCAACAATCTATATAGCTTCAAATGGTTGAAGCTTGGAATCTTTCGATTCAGCAAGATcaattttatgcaaaatatttGGACCCGTGAAACAATTCGGCTGCCTGGTTCGTGACAGAAATTCTAACCCATGTTGACACTTGCCGCTTCGCTATGTCTGCAAATGGGACAACAAATTTGTCATGATTTTGCGCATGACAGCAGCCTATTCGCACGATTTGTGACCATTTGTCTCtggttttactctgtctaacgccagacgattttactcgtcccACTAACCAGACGTGTTAGTAGTCAGTAacagaaatttaattattattcacaacCTCTCAAGCGCCTGCTGTACGTGACATCTTGGGGTTTTTTTCAAATCCACTTACTTGAACCTGAGGTTAATTTGGATTAATGAAGAgtgaaattattgttattcattTCTATTGAATGCAAAGACGGGTTAACAGATCAGTGACTTTGCATAACTGCGACAACAAACTGGAAGCTCGTCATTGATTGGTCAAAGAAGGCTGAAAGTTCATTTATGCGTCATAATTGAATGTCATAGTTACCCAAGTATAAGTGCAATCAATCAACACACGCCAGCCCTGGGTCAGACCTCCAAACAAAAAGAAGAGGGTATTGGAATCCATAAAATTTTCCCATCTCCGTGACAAAGCCGAGCTTTTGTGCTGAATTTTGTTGGCTTCAACGGTTTAGGGATTCAATATGTCTACAACGACTCAAACAGTACTATATCCGTGTTTTGGACAACGAACCAGCATGTTAGCGTCCGTAAAAGAAGGATTGTATCATCCAATGTTACCGACATTCCGGAGAATGGACATGGATACGGCCATGCATAAATTACCTGAAGAGCATTCGCGTACCACAACTCCATTGTCACGAAGTAAATGGATTGAGCATTCTAAACGACTTTTAAATGTTTATTACTTTGCGGGTGACCAGCCTAAAAATTCTCATATGTATTTTTGTTTCAGAGGATTTCAAGAATAGCACTATCACGCTTTTTAGACCAGCCGACAGACCGTTGTCCGGCACGGTAAGTTGATACTGAAGTCACGACTTGGCTTATACCGGGTTAGGCAATGAAACTGTTTGGGGCGGCATTTTTACTAACCggaaaagttatttttctcagAGAATAACCGAGACAGGAAGACAACTTCAAGCAACTTCCTACCAGCCAATTGAGTCTGGGTAAGTTATTTGACACCTACTAACCACACCAATTTTGTATGGTTAAAGAGGGAATAATTTTTCGCGCACttttgatgaagaaaaaataaacattgtTTCGCGACAGACAAGTCTTCTGTTAGACTATGCAGAACACAACGGAATGTAAACAATCAATTTTCCCGATTCTCCAAACCTATCAAGTAATATTTGTCAGACACCATCTTATTCCAGCACATTGGATATTTCACAGCTGGCTGCAAGGCCAATTAATCATATTTCCTCTTTAATTTACCACTTCTCGTTTTGGCAGTAAGCGTTTCTTCAGTGTTTCTTAGTTTTAGGTTATTGGCCTAGTTTGTGAGCTCTTTCGGTAGCTTTCATTGATACGGTATTTCTAGTAATCCTCGAGGTGTGCTAGACAAAAGCACAAGCTTAGAGATGAATTCGTTGACAGTACGTGAAATTTGAAAGTCAAATTCACTCTTCGGCCGAACAAAGACGTTAATCCCGTTCAGCTGGCTGCAAGGCCAATGGCTGCGAGTAACAAACAGAAAAAGTAATGCCACATGATCATGAAACGGTTGGAGGGTTGCAGTCGTTTTTTTTCGCAGGGAGTATTTCATTAAATCAATACCAGGGGAAATTTAAATTATATTATGTATCTTAATTATgcgttttgcgatttttttttaacttcgcTAATAATCCTGTGATGAAGGGTTGATTGGCTTGACAATTTTACTTCTTTGAAAGATCGACTGTACAACTGTGATAGGAAAGAGAAAAACGTGCAAGTGAATTTTTGAGTCAAGGGCAATGAAAAACACTTCAAATAAACACTCAAGCAATCGTCTATTCAAAGTTgttcagatgaaaaaaaaaaaaaggaaaggaaatgatcCCGCAGAGCTGTGAATAAGGCAGCGTCCggggcagcgtttacacgaacgcggtttcgatgcggttacgccttccgtttacacgacatcgatcgagactgttgccgaaaccgtgtcgatttaAAACcactgccaaaagtggagcgttttcaaaacgatgcggtttcatctgtcgtgtaaacagcgaaaccgcatcgatttgaatacggttactattttggcgcgaaattgcATTGTTCAATTTAGCTCGTTGTGCAGCGCTCGTTTCtaccatcacgacttggattttctcattttttggcgaaaacggttccgtgtaaacacatccaaaccgcatcgattttgacgcggtttcgaagtcatgaaaccgtgtcgatgtgaaaccgcatCCGTGTAAAAACGCTGCCAAGGTGGATCAAGGTACTGAGTTTGCGTCTTAATTTGATATTTACAGCGGAATGTCGGAATTTCTTCAGCGATCCATGACGGCAAAATCTCGTGAAAGACAACTTTCTTCTCTTGCACCAAACGGTAGGTGAAGTACAAGAATTTCACTTGAGGCCAAATCATTTTGCGTCAACGAATAGGCCCCTGACCTTGTCACGTGACGTTGTCCATCATTAATTTTGAGGCCACTGATTTTAGAGCGGTTTGatagtttgaaaaatgtaaaagtaTTGTCTGTTGCCATCCAGCAGCTGTTTTCCATATACATCTCAGTTAATTTTATAAGCATTAAAATCATGTAAAATCTCTCATCTAAATGTTAGTTGAtcacgctctttccatttctggcatatATTTTACACCAcaaccattttttaaaaattattgagAAAGTCACGTGACACAGTCCTGGAAAAAAAGAGCCTATCAACGTCACAATAGGAGCTCGACCCACAACTCTTTCACATCTTGGCTGAGTCGAAGCGCATAGAAAATTTCTTCTGAAAATAACTATTTGGCTTTTCCAGATAATAGCCTATGTGTAGCCGTAGCCTTCCCCagaaagaaaaaagggaagagGGAACACGTTCCCCACTCCTGTTTTTCTTTCGGGgggagggtacggctacacgttGGCTACTAGATAACAGAGCAAATGGAGGAATAAACCAAATCAAAACAATTGATCCAAAATTATTCAATCGTTCCTTGATCACCCTTTATTTTCATGGCGGAAATTTTTTCCTCGGGGTTGAGGTGCACTTTAGCAAAgctataaataaaaaaaaaaaacgaaacaaaactaaaacagaaaaaaaagaccCAAGAACAACACAGGCCACTGTTTCATCCACAGAGCCGTTGGAGCCCTACACATTCATGCCTGAGCCATACCTGAAGTATTCTGCTGACCAGATGAAGTTCAATGGATATGCTACACGATACTTATCACCAAGGGAAACAGGGTCGTGGAGGGTACGTTGACAGCAACTTCTGTCATCTAAATTTGTTTGATCTTGGGGATGCGTAAAGAGATGGTACTGGTCACCCACGGAGACTGGTTCATGACTAGTTAGTCAAGTCAGGCAACCAGATAGTTTTGTGGgttgttgttagtttttttgGTGGGGGAGGGTTTGGGGCAAAATGAGAagcatgggcgtagccaggatttttcaaagggggggtcacactgtgtcaaacatagggtactcgcgttttcgcaacctgaatattgtaggttgtttgagtaaaaaacggcttacaaagggggggtcacgggcaccccaggaccccccctGGCTACACCCTTGAGAAGACTCTGGAAGACATACAGTGTGTACTACATCTCCTATTGtaatagcaataattattagaaaTGTGTCCACCTTTGCCCATTGGCTGtcaaaagggtttttttgttccAGTAGTTGTAGCACTTAAATGATGGAAAGAATGTTTGCAAACAGATATCTTTCTTTGTGATCTTATTGAGATCTTCGGTTAGTTTAAAGCTGGGTGAATaaagaaaatatgaaaactAACTATAACCAGGTCACAGGCTTGACTGCTGCTAGAAACACTCAGCCTTTTTTCCCCTGCCAAGAAGTTCCATTATCTAACAGGAAAGTCATAATTTCAGATATCTTTCTCCACCGGCTTTTGTGGTTAAGTTCTCTGCTGGGTCAGGATGAATGAATCAGTATATATGAGTCAAGGCCACCTTCTTTTCCATGATTTAAAAAGgtggaaaaatggcattttccTTACAAACTTTTTCCTCTTTGTGAACACTGTCAATTGTGATGGGACTTTTTTATGAGCATTGTATAAGTTctgcaaattttttttggtataTTAAACAGGTATGGGTTAACAACAGTTTAACCCATACAGCATTTCACAGTGATTTGAcagaataacaaaaaaagaaatttaacaaaattaGTAAATAGTTCAGCATGTACCATTGAGTTACAGTTTCGTGCAGGAAGTTGCTAAGCACGCAAAAAGAGTCACACAATGCATTAGCTGAGTGGACTCTAGCTTCTTAaatgcttagcaaacctcccaagtgtaACTATAACTCGGTAGTACATGCTGAACTGTTtactattttgttttataacataaccaGAACATCTTGTGAAAGTcttttaaatacatgtaaataaacgAAAACCCACTGCTTTTAAAATGCAACTTTGTTTTTTCTCCCATAGTATTCCCTTAGGCAGGAACCTTTCATAGATTTGAGGGGCCAGAGACCAATTCCTGCCACAATCTAGTAAGTTGCAGTCTTCCATGAACCCAATTAACCCAGATGTAAATGCTGTGACTCAAGGTTCAGTATGGCTGGATTTATTTCAAGTTAACCCCAACCCACTGGGTCTTGCCAGGCAGTTGGGATTTATCAGCATGTTATGTTTGGGACAAATTTAATTTccctgttattattattatcatcatcatcatcatcattagtgcaataggccactttcgatatattaaaattcagcttgaaagagaggtttagaggacaaagacaaaggcaagtggatgatatgctaatatctttcacattcattgcaacttgtttctattgtttttgtccccTCTGCCTCGCTATCAAGATCAATAGTGATATttggaaaatggcctattatggTAGTGTCAGCTTGCATCATGGATTGTCAAAATCTTCTTTCGAGCTCTTGCCTTGGTCGTTATGACAATCCAGAGAGATCAATGCATTCAAAACCGATAACTATTGAGTTATATGCCATGACAATAGTAATTTATTATCCTGTGTACAGCGCTATACATCCTGTGAACTGCCGGAACAAGTGAGGATTAAACAATCTGGGTTATTAACTCAACATTATGcatcttaacattttcttcaaaaaccaaGACAATGAAATGTTTGGCAACTAGTTAGAACAGGCTTCTTATTGTATCCAGAATGTTAATCTAAAGGAAGGATAAACATTGCATTCAGGTCTACGTTTTTTTGACGGAAAGCTTGTAAAAACGCAGAAGTTTGATGACAGGTTAGaggaaaaaatagaaataatttGAATAATGAAAATTTTCAGGCCTAACcaccttttttttcattttacagtagCCGTTATCGTGATGCACATCCAAGAGCAAGGTAGGTAGACCTTTTTCTGTTTAAGGGGCTGTCCACCAGtatctttctttttaatgagTAATCACTCAGAAAAAAAGATGGTCATTTTTTCACAACACAAACCAatcatatattattaaaaatgttatttaattgattgattctcatcaatattattattgataacaatgataatcaataaatcacaaaaacttGTGCAATCGATTGTCTATTGATTATCAATACCAAAAAATTAATTGACATTGAATGCCATCGACTGTCATCAATCAAGTGTTTAGGCCCTGATATGCTTCATATGAAATGGGACTTTGACTAAGACCAgaacaaattacatgtacatggactTGAAATCAAGTCTTGCTCTCATTTTTGGTTTTGGCATCATGCAAGCCATCCTATACTGACTGAATGAACTGCATTGAATGAACTTACATTAGTAATTGAGGACTTTTTTGTTTCCAGTGTTGCAGCAATGCATTGGCGATAAAGGAACTATCAAGTTGACAATAAAGGGGCCGGTGACTTGACATTTTAAAGTTTCTGTTTAATATATAACCACTTATATATAATGTTAAACAGAAAAGCTTTCATGTACAATGAAAATCACTAGCAACTTATTATCTGTGTGAAATTTGAAACcacaaaattttaagaacgttcAGCATTTAGGGCactgaagattttatcaagaacAGAAAGTTATTCATACTGTAAACAATGCAAATGTGTATGCAAGTTCAATCTATATTATTAATGCAAATAAACATTGTAAAAACGACTTTGTCGTACAGATGTTTATCCCTTGTTAACTGCTTAAAAAATTATTGCTTTTATAGTCATTGTAGTTGTCTCCCAGTGCAGTTGGTAATCTGTTTAAAAATTCACAAGGAAAAACAGTGCATTGTACTTACATTGTAATCACATTTAACTGGATACTGTTGGTTTCTACATCCAATCCAGGATTAAAAAATGGTGATAACAACCAAAGCAAGTAGATAAAGGAGATATTTTAATGACTTTTCTCACAACAGCAATAAAAGACTTTGTAGCACAAAAAAGGTTTGGAAGTTAATTTTGTTCAAGGGTGTTATTTTTGCAGCATAGGCACAAAAACTTTATTTGTAggatttattaattttatcaacTTTGCCAAAAAGGACTTCTCGTAAGCAAATGCAGGATGATGTAAGTGCTGCATTCTATTCAGTTGAGCCATTCAAGCATTGTCATATTTAGCAGAAATTGATTCAAGTGCTTGGAGTTCAACATTCACGAGTGATAACTATATAGACTGACACACAGCTGTTACACATCACTTGCACATTCTAAAGTTCTTCTTTGGCTGTATCTGCTTTGAACTGCTTCAGGATATTGCGACGCATGCTAAATTCATCTTTTTTAGCATCACTGATGGAACCCTCTGTAAATTATTAAAGCAAACACAAAACATCAACAATTTTATTGCAATTGATTTTTCATTGCCAATCATGCCTTACCCATCATACGTTCCAGACGATCAACCTCAGTAGTAACAAATGAATCACCCTTGGACTGAATCCTCTCCATAACTTTTGTGTAGTACAATGCCATCCTGTTTATTGAGGAAAGGACAAAGTGATCATTAGAAAGTAAATTACTTGCTTTCTTTTGTGACAAGCTATGGTAGATTAGACATGTAACATTTGCAATCACACCTAATTTAGTCAGGgtaattaaaatttgaaaatacaatgCCATAAACATaatgaacaaacaaaacaataacattatCAGCACTGCATGTAACTTAAGTAACCACAACCATCTTAAGATTTAGTATGTGCAGACTTCTATGACTAATACAATAGTACTGCACATACTAGATCTTAAGATGATTAtaaagatgatgataataatattaacaaaatGTATAAAGATAATGATTGATACACTGTAAGAATAATGATACTTAAAAGAATTTAAATAAACCATATTGCATGTAACTTATGCTGCACATTAAAAGATATTACCACTGTCTTTACTGTctgtaaaaaaatattgatatGACTGTAAGGCCTACAACTAGATCATTAAAATGTAGCTGGCTTGGAGATGCATTTTTTTCCCCACCCATGTCTGATTTGAAGTGAGACTCTGAATTATTAGAATAATTCATGATGTAGGCATCGCATACATCAATCTCACTCTGTTTAActgcaataattatcataataatattattatcaatcAGGGTGAGAACGGGGATCCTGTGTAGCCCTAGATCTTCCACTGCTCTGGTTGTGAGGATTCATCAAACTTTCATTTCCTGCAGCCTTTTGTTTATTCTCAAAATTTCAAGTAGCACCCTAAGTAAGTAAGAAACTTAAGGCTACTCACTTGGGTTTTTCCTGAGCATCAATCAGCGATTTAGCCTCTTCAAGGATTCCATCACGTTTATCCTGTGatcacaacaaagaaaacaaaacaagaaattattgttttttttaaatatattttttaaattactaAACAAAATACTGGGTATTACTAATTTGGTCCTGGTGCAAATTGCAAAGTATATATATGCATTTATGCAATGAAAATCACAAGAAAATCAAGTAAAACTGTAACTGGTAACCTAAAGATCTTCCACTTACCAGATCAGCCATGAAATCCCTGGCAAACTCATCAAATTTATCTATCCTTCCAGCCTAGAAAGGAAAGGACACAGTGAGACGCTGAGAGAATAACATTATTTTTTGCACTGCAGAAGCCCACATCCTGGCATCTTTGTTGTTGATTTTGAAGTGATTAAACTGATGTACAGAAAATTGTGGACACATGCAAAGAAGCACAGCATTGAATCTATACCCAAATCATTACCATTGATAATTCACATCTGTAAAAATGTGTAAAAGAGCTTTTTAAGCTTAGTctatcaaaataataattatgtttagTTTTCATTATTATCTGGGTTACAGTATAGTACCTCCTCACTAATTCCTCCTCCTGAGACTCTGTTGGTTTTGCACTTGTCATTTAGAAAATCTATGAAGTCTTGCTCCTCACGACCACCACTGTACTGCATAAAGAACAGAATATAATTCACTCTTTTGTCTTTGGTGGGAGTTTAAGAGGAAAAGATTTAATGGCTCAAATTAACAGCGACACTGGCAACATTATTTTGTTACCTCTTCTCCGTCTTTATTGTCTTTGGGAAAAAATTTAATTGTGGGAAAGCCACTGACTCCATacctaaacaaacaaaaaagcatCTTGTTGATATGCACACACATGTACAATAGGGACTTGTAAGCCTTGAAAAGTAGCAATATTATGGGAAGCATGTTTCAGAATGGTTTGGTGCCGTGGAGTAATGATTGTGTATTTAAAGGCACATTCACTGATGAACTTACtgcataataatatttataacaactttttGGGGATGTAATGCCAACCTCTCTGGAAACAGCTGCATTATGAAGGAAAATCCTAGGTATGTAAATATACCACACaagaagggggagaggggagggatATGACCATGCAGGCCTCCCAGCCACTTTTTAGAAAatctgataataataataataataataataataataataataataataataataataataataataataataatatctgacctgctaattgccctttctcgcagtcggagactgaattactaagggcacagctcaacgaggtcggaccgaaggagctgtgctgccggctaggcgctcagcccctgaacacgacccatgtatgacctcggagcacaccatcacagcctgatggaataggctgggagtcaattttgaggagggaggaaaaccggagtaccttgagaaaaaccctcggagtcagattgagatcgactgaaactcagcccacatacgacccgagccagagttgaacccgggtcacagaggtgggaggtacGGTTAATGACCACTAAACCATCCTGACTCCTGATAGGAAAAATATGATGTTCAAGTTCAAAATATAGGAATTTTCTGCCAAAATATAGGCTCTGTCTTTACAGGAGCCAAAATAGATTTCATGCAATGAAATTCATATAAAGCTAGAAACACACTTTTCGGAGCTTTTAATGTGTTTGGTCAAACTTGGCGAGATAAAGAATTGTGGGCCAGGGTTTTaactaatatttttaaacatttttaaaaaaattaaga
The Montipora capricornis isolate CH-2021 chromosome 10, ASM3666992v2, whole genome shotgun sequence genome window above contains:
- the LOC138018593 gene encoding sperm microtubule inner protein 8-like isoform X1, which translates into the protein MSRHLQLAQSSRLYDRQGVRFSQHDAVRPRPHGTDYGYSPPRRMLAAVKEGMLHPKPPSYRRIDRDSSLCKLPIEHCRNSTSRSAEDFKNSTITLFRPADRPLSGTRITETGRQLQATSYQPIESGGMSEFLQRSMTAKSRERQLSSLAPNEPLEPYTFMPEPYLKYSADQMKFNGYATRYLSPRETGSWRYSLRQEPFIDLRGQRPIPATIYSRYRDAHPRASVAAMHWR
- the LOC138018593 gene encoding sperm microtubule inner protein 8-like isoform X2 codes for the protein MSTTTQTVLYPCFGQRTSMLASVKEGLYHPMLPTFRRMDMDTAMHKLPEEHSRTTTPLSRKDFKNSTITLFRPADRPLSGTRITETGRQLQATSYQPIESGGMSEFLQRSMTAKSRERQLSSLAPNEPLEPYTFMPEPYLKYSADQMKFNGYATRYLSPRETGSWRYSLRQEPFIDLRGQRPIPATIYSRYRDAHPRASVAAMHWR